GCGGTTGAAATATCCCTTCTCTGCGAGGCTCTGGTAATAGGCGATGGCGCTTCCGTCCGCAAGGTACAGTGCCCTGCGGACATTGCCTTCGATGGCCTCGCGGTCGGGAGAGAGGGTGAAGAAGAGCTCGTGGAAGCGCCGCACGTGTTCGCGGGCTTCGACGGGACGGTTCTGGGCCATATCCTGCGAGAGGGCCAATATCAGCGACTTGCCCTGATCGAGTACGTAGATCTTCTGCCGCTGGGCTTCCGCGAAGCGGTAGGATGTCCACACTGCCGCCACCGAGATCAGCGTGCAGGCTCCCAGAAAGAGCTTGCAGAAGAGCCGCAGGTGGCGAAAGGACGATTCTATATTCTTCAATGTTTTGAATTCCATATTTTATTACGTTTTATCGTTTCTTCAAAGCCCCTTTTATACGGCCTCCGACATTTCCGACCGCCGCTCCGGCGACTCCGGCAGCGCCCATCGCCACGGCACGTCCTGCGCCTGCGACTTTATCGCCGTAACTTCCGGCGCCTCCGGCCTGAATGATCCACGACGCAACGGTCGGCACGCAGAAATATCCGACGATTCCGATAATCATAAAAATGCAATAGACCGTATTGCTTCCGTCGGGTATGAACGTCGGGTCTTGCAGTCGTTCGATGTCCTGCTGGAGCATTAGAATCTGGATGCGCGAAAGGATCGCACCGAACAGGTCGCTGACGGGCAGCCACAAATAGATGCAGATATAGCGTGCCAGCCAAGACGCCAGCGTATTGTGAAAGCCGTCGTACACGGAGAAGGCGAAGGCCACGGGCCCCAGCAACGCCAGAACGATCAGGAAAAACGTCCGCACGGTGTCGATGGTCAGCGATGCCGCCTGGAAGAGCGTTTCCAGAAACGTCCGGAATGCCTCACGGACTTTCTGACCGAATTGATACCCGGCTCGCTCGGCATACATCCCGGCAATCGCCATGAGGTCTTTAGGCTTCCAGCCCAATTCGTCAAGCCGTTTGTCGAACTCTTCATTACTGATAAGATAGGCTTTCTCCGGATCGCGGAGCATCGCCTGACGCTGCAATTCATCCTTCTGTGTCTGGTATTTCTCCAGATCGAACGCCTGTCGATCGACCAAATGCGATGTGGCATTGCTGATAGGTGACAGCAGACCGTTCAAAGGCCCCAATACGAGGGTCGGGAAGGCCATGATGCACAGCCCCAGCACAAAGGGCCGCAGTAGCGGGAATACCTCGATCGGCTCCGCGGCGGCGAGGGATTTCCAGACCCGGTATGCGATGAAAAACAGGGCGCCCAGCCCGGCGAGTCCTTTGGCAATGCCCATCATATCGCTGCACAACGGCAACATATCGGCGTACAACGAGCGGAGAATCTGATGCAGGTTCGTCCACTCTACGGCTAACGGCATCGTCATAGGTTACCAATATCTGTCGTTATGGCCGCCGTACAAGGCCCGCACACGCTCCGAATCCCCGCGCTGACGGCTGCGCAGGAACGACACGGAGATATTCTTGCGCGTATAGTATTCCGTAAGATTGCGGTATTCGAGCATCTCGTAATAGATCCTGTCGATAATATCCAGCCGCTCCTTGTCGGTCATCGAAAGCCCCGACGGAGTGATGATCTGCTTCAGGTCGTTCAGCAGGTCGGCACTCGCCGACAGCAGCTTCGTATAGCCTGCGGCCATTGCCGTGAGTTCCTCGGCCGAGTAGTTCGTATCGTCGAGCATCGACCGGAAGTTCGAGATGTATATATCGGAGATGTCTCCCACGAGCAGCATCGTCTGCTGCACGCGACGGGCGCTTTTGACGAGGTTATGCACCGACCTCAGCGCATCGTAATATTTCTTTGACTGCTCGTAAATCTTTACCGTCTGCTGAAAACTCTGAAGCAGCGTACTTCCGTTCCGGGACGCTTCGACGACCTGTCTGGTGGAATTCACGATACCCTGCGCCAAATTCGAAGGGTCGCTCACGACCCACTGCGCCCGAAGCGGATGGCCTGCCAGCAGCATCGCTGCCAGCAGGCCGAAGCCTATTCGCCGTCCCATCGCACCGGAGCCTGAAGGATTACTTCCGTCCCTATACGCTGCGGCCGGTCGTCGCGGACGAAAAGCCCGAAACATCCGATATGCAGAATATCGTTGGTCGTGTGATGAATGACGCATCCGCCGGTTTGCCCGTACAAGACATGGAGCCACAGACCGTCATCGCGTTTGAGAATGACCATGTCCCGCACGGGACGCTCGCCGCAGAAAAGCGTCGCGGCATATCCCGGAGCCGTTTTGCGGATCGTGATCCGCTCTCCGTATTCGTTCTTTCAGCAGCCGCAGATACGGTCGTCGGCAACCTCGGATTGCAACTCCCGGACGGTCTGTTTCAGCGACTCGATCTCTTCCTGCGCCCGGCGCAGCCGTTCGTCTCGCGCGGCGAGTTCTTTTTTGGATATGAACATGATTTTCGGATTTTAGGTTAATGATCTTCATTGCGTTTTCGCTCGGCTAACTGGCGTATGGCCAGCTCGATATTGCCGCCGAGCTTCTCCGTGAGACGTTGCAACTCCAGTTTTTCAGTCTCTTCGGTGGTATAGCAGAGGTATTCCTCAAGACTCGTTTCGGTAGCATAGACAGCAGAGTGCACGCCTCCGAGTCCGATCCACACCTCTTTGTAGCGGCGCTTGGGGTCATTGGCCCGATTGATCGACAACACCTGATTGCGTTCTTTATCACTCAATCCCAACAACTCCTGAATCTCGTCGAACTTGTTAGCATACTTACGCATGTCCAAAAGGATGCGGCAGTCGCAGTTGGCGATGACGCTCTCCTTGAGGACGGGCGACGACAGCAGGTCGTCCAACTCCTGCGTTACGCACATACACTCGCCGAAATACTTGCGGCAGGTTTTATGTAGGCTAAGCACCCGGCGCCTTACCGTATTTCTACGGCAGGTTTCCAAGAACTCGCCCCCGAACCGGACTTACACCTCTCGGCGTATCCGGCTCTCCACTAATTTTTTTTTTCAGTCTAAACTTTTCCCAGATGCCGCAGCCTGTGGCAACTCGGACACAACGCAATGGTCTTGCGTTTTCGGGCTGACATGAGCCGTTTCCAACTCTCTTTCTCTTTCAGGTCTTTGAGGTTGCGGACATGGTGCATAATCAGCTTGCCCGTTGCCCCACACAATTCGCATTTTTCCGCTTTGAGCCTGTCTGTCAAATTGGTTCGGCTCGCGTCTGCGATAGAGTACGGTTCGATGTCGCAGCTTCCGTTGAACGCCGTTGTCCGGCGTTTGAAACTTGTCTTGTAAAAGGTTCGGGACTTGATTACCCCTTTCTGCTCGTACTTTACGGTGAACAGTTTGTTGAGACGGTACTTTTTGTTGATTTTTCGTACCGTGCTCCTATATTTGCCCGCAAATGTTTTATACATGCTGTACTCCATGATATATCTGAAGTTGTGCAGTACGACGCAGTTGTTGGCGATCAGGTAATAGTTGCAAAATCCCACTGTTTCCCGATTGTATCGGTCGAGGATTTCAAGATCGTCGTTGAATATCAATCCTGAACGGCATTTGGGTTTCCAAATCTCTTTCCCGTTGCGGAGCTTGATTTCCATAGCTCCGTATTCCAGAAGTTTGTCCCGCAGCGTTGCCATGCTGACATTCAGCCGGACACGCTTGCCGTAGGTGCGTCGCAGACGTCCTTGCACATCCCGTCGTTGATGATTG
This Alistipes shahii WAL 8301 DNA region includes the following protein-coding sequences:
- the traK gene encoding conjugative transposon protein TraK, which codes for MEFKTLKNIESSFRHLRLFCKLFLGACTLISVAAVWTSYRFAEAQRQKIYVLDQGKSLILALSQDMAQNRPVEAREHVRRFHELFFTLSPDREAIEGNVRRALYLADGSAIAYYQSLAEKGYFNRIIASNVSQNVVVDSIRCDFDCYPYAVETFARQKIVRESNVTERTLVTTCRLRNAVRSDNNPQGFLIEDLRILENKDLGSYER
- a CDS encoding DUF4141 domain-containing protein; translation: MGRRIGFGLLAAMLLAGHPLRAQWVVSDPSNLAQGIVNSTRQVVEASRNGSTLLQSFQQTVKIYEQSKKYYDALRSVHNLVKSARRVQQTMLLVGDISDIYISNFRSMLDDTNYSAEELTAMAAGYTKLLSASADLLNDLKQIITPSGLSMTDKERLDIIDRIYYEMLEYRNLTEYYTRKNISVSFLRSRQRGDSERVRALYGGHNDRYW
- the traJ gene encoding conjugative transposon protein TraJ, giving the protein MPLAVEWTNLHQILRSLYADMLPLCSDMMGIAKGLAGLGALFFIAYRVWKSLAAAEPIEVFPLLRPFVLGLCIMAFPTLVLGPLNGLLSPISNATSHLVDRQAFDLEKYQTQKDELQRQAMLRDPEKAYLISNEEFDKRLDELGWKPKDLMAIAGMYAERAGYQFGQKVREAFRTFLETLFQAASLTIDTVRTFFLIVLALLGPVAFAFSVYDGFHNTLASWLARYICIYLWLPVSDLFGAILSRIQILMLQQDIERLQDPTFIPDGSNTVYCIFMIIGIVGYFCVPTVASWIIQAGGAGSYGDKVAGAGRAVAMGAAGVAGAAVGNVGGRIKGALKKR